The following DNA comes from Synergistaceae bacterium.
GGTGGTCTATGCGCCCCAGGCCGGGCTCTCGGTAGGCCAGATGTTCATGGGCGCGGTATTCCCGGGACTGCTGCTGTCGGCGCTCTATATCACCTACGTGGTGATCAGGTGCAGGATCAATCCGTCCCTCGGCCCCGCTATACCGGAGGAGCAGATGGAGCCGTTCGACTCCGCAAAGCTGGTACGCCTGCTGAAGTCGCTCGTGCCACCCGTTTTGCTGATAGTGGCGGTACTGGGGACCATATTCGCGGGGATAGCCCCTCCGACGGAGGCGGCGGCGGTCGGATGCACCGCGGCAATACTGCTCGCGATCGCGTACAGAAAATTCAGCTGGGGGTTGATGCGCCAGGCGATGCTTGAGACCATGCGCGTCAGCGCCTTCGTGGTAACAATAGCAGCCATGTGCTACGCCTTCGTCGGGATCTTCATGAACGCAGGCGCTGGGGACGTGGTAGCGGACTTCATCCTGTCCGTTCCGGGCGGCAAGTGGATGTCCTTCTTCGTGATAATGGCGATAGTCTTCCTTCTCGGGATGTTCATCGAGTGGATCGGCATTGTCTTCATCGTGGTGCCCGTCTTCTCCCCGATTCTCGAGTCGCTGGGGTTCAACCCCCTGTGGGCCGGGATGATGATCTGCATAAACATGCAGATGGCCTTCCAGACGCCGCCGATGGCGATGTCGATATTCGTGCTGAAGGGCACGGCGCCGAAGGAGCTCGGGGTGACCATCGGGGATATCATATGGGGGGTCATCCCGTTCATACTGATCATCATGCTCGTGCTGGTGCTCTGCTCATTCTTCCCCGGCATCATAACCTGGCTGCCGGAGATGATGATCGGCAAGGCCTGAGTTTCTCCAGGGCCTTGACCAAAGAAAAAAGCAGGCGGGGATCGCTGGATGCGCCCCGCCTGCTTTGTCGTCTAAACCCGCTCCAGAGAAAGCCCCCAGTCGGACGCCCAGGAGTCCAGGAACCTGCGAAGCCCCTCCGCTCCCTCGGATGTCGGCTTGAACACACCGCAGTCCTCCAGCACCTCGGCGAAGACGGCTCCTGTCTCCCGCCTCACCGCCTCAGCGGCCTCCTCGGGCGACAACCGCCCGAAGCGCGACAGAAGCTCCCCGGTCCACTCCCTGTGAGGGAAGTTGTCCGGGAGATCCGCCAACTCCTTAGCTCCGCTCAGCACTGCCTCCACCTCCGCCAGGGAGGATTCGAGCCTCGGAGGCAGTATCGCGAGCCCCATAGTCTCGATGAGACCGATATTCTCTTTTTTAATATGATGTCTCTCGGTGTGCGCATGGAAGATCCCGTCCGGGCGCAACCCGTCGCACCTGTTGTTGCGCAGGACGAGATCCAGCTCGTAGTTTTCTCCCCTGCGCCTGCCTATGACAGTCATGGTGTTGTGGGGCTCGTCGCTCGCGGGGTCCCGCGACACCACTTCAAGGTAAGGGTCGTCGTAGCCGTGCCAGGACATCAATAACTTCTCCGCCAGGGCTACGAGCTGCGAGGTCTCGGAGCAGCTTAGGCGAAGCGCGGTCATGGGCCATCGCAGGTGATCCACTGAGACCGCCCCTTCACGCCAGGAGGCGGCCGAGGGCGCGTCGTCCATCGGGAATCTCCACGAACCACCTTGGAAGTGGTCGTGACTGAGTATGGAGCCGCCCACTATCGGCAGATCGGCGTTCGAGCCTATGAACATCTGTGGGAAGGCCGTCAGAAACTCGCATATTCGGACTAAAGCCGCTCCGTCGACCCTCATGGGGCGGTGCTCCTTGGAGAATACTATACAGTGTTGGTTGTAATAAACGTAAGGCGAGAACTGGAGGTACCACCGCTCCCCCGTCAGCCTAAGGGGCACGATGCGGTGGTTGCTGCGCTCAGGGTGCCCCGGCCGCCCCTGGTAGCCCGCGTTCTCCGCGCAGAGAAGGCATTTCGGGTAGTGCTCCTCGCCCCTCCTCTCGCCCTCGGCCCTGATGTCCCTCGGGTCCTTCTCCGGCTTCGAGCGGTTGATCGTGATCTGCATCTCGCCCCAACGGGTCTCGGCGGTCCACTTTTTATCCAAGGACACCAGGTCCATCCTGATGTACTTGGTATCCGCCGACAGGGCGTAGAACCAGTCGACCGCGGCCTTGGGCCCTTCGTCCTTCAGGAGCGAGCGGAAGCGTGCGGCGACCTCGGAGTTTCGCGGGGTCAGGTGACCCATCACTCGGCTGACGAACTTCTCCGGCGGCAGGTCAAGGTGCTTCAGCCCTTTCTCCGAGGCGTAGGCACTCAATGTCTCCAGACACTCCATCTCGTCGGCCCCCGCCGAATGGCCGTCCGGTTCGGGCTCGTCTATTCCGAAGGCGCCTAGAAGGGAGTTCCTGGCGACTATATCGTCGAGCTCTCCGAGAAGGCCGGTTCTCCGTCCGTAGTCGACCAGCCCGTCTATCGCCCTGACCGCGGAGTGCACGTTCACATCCTTCAGCCCCCTCTTCGTTTCTTGTGCCATCTCCAGGAGGTCTCGACGATCGACTCCAGAGACTGGTAGCGCGGTGTCCATCCGAGCTCCTCAATGGCCCTGTCCGCGGAAGCGACAAGCCTGGCCGGGTCCCCTTCCCTGCGCGGGGCCTTCACGGCCTTGATCGGCAGGCCGGTGACCGAGCGACACGAGTCGACGACCTCCTTGACGGAGAAGCCGCGCCCGTTTCCGAGGTTGTAGATCCTGCTCCCCTCGCCTCGCCTGAGCGCGTCCAGCACAAGAAGATGCGCCTGCGCCAGGTCCATGACGTGAACATAGTCGCGGATGCACGTGCCGTCAGGCGTGTCGTAGTCGTCCCCGAAGACCGAGATGCTCTCGTTCACGCCTATCGCCGCGTCCAGCACAAGAGGGATCAGGTGCGTCTCCGGCTCCTGGACCTCACCCAGGGTCGCGTCCTCTATGGCGCCGCAGGCGTTGAAGTAGCGCAGCGCGCCGTAGGTGAATCCGTGGGCCTCGGACGCCCATCGGAGCATCTGTTCTATCGCGAGCTTCGTCTCGCCGTACGGGTTGGTCGGCCTCAGAGGCATGTCCTCTGTTATCGGCACGGCCTCCGGCTCCCCGTAGACAGCCGCGGAGGAAGAGAAGACGAAGTGCGGGGTGCCGCAACGGATCATGCTCTCCAGAACACGCAGCGCGCCAACAAGATTGTTCTCGTAATAGACGAGAGGCAGGCTTACACTCTCTCCCACCTTGATAAGTGAGGCGAACAGGAAGACTGCGTTCACGTCGTGCTGCTTCAGCACTCGGTCTAGCAGTTCCCCGTCTCGCACGTCCCCCTCGACGAAGACGGCCTCCGGGGGCACGAAGTCCCTGCGGCCTGTCGAGAGATTGTCGTATACTATCACCCTCTCGCCCTGGTCAAGCAGGCCTCTAACCATGTGGCTTCCGATGTACCCTGCGCCGCCGCATACGAGTGACGTTTTCATAAAGGGAATTCCTCCGGCTGATAATGATCTGTCACGCAAGATTCAGATTATCCTTCGCGCCGCCAATAGTCAAGCGCAGGGGAGCTTTTCAACTTTTTCCTCCCGTTTTGCGTCCCTGACAAACGGTGGAGATAATTGACTTTGAGTTCAACCTTGTCTAAACTTGTGACAGGCTGTTCCATCAGCCGTCGTGTCTCGACATGACGAAGATCATTGCAGAGGGGGTTTTCAGGAAGTGAAAAAGACGGTTGGACTTGCAGTGCTCATGGTGTTTTGCGGTTTACTGGTGCTCGCGGTCGCGGCTTTTGCGGCCGACGTCGAGATTGGGTGCGCGATATACAAGTTCGACGACACGTTCATGACCGGGGTCAGGAACGCTATCGCCGAGGCGGCCAAGGACAAGGCCAAGGTCGACATAGTGGACAGCCAGAACTCCCAGTCCACACAGAACGACAGGGTTGACATGTTCATAACCAAGAGGATGAACGCGATGGCGATCAACCCGGTCGACCGCACCGCCGCCGGGGTCATCATCGACAAGGCCAAGGCGGAGGATATCCCGGTCGTCTTCTTCAACCGCGAACCCCTGCCCGAGGACATGCAGAAGTGGGACAAGGTCTACTACGTCGGCGCAAGGGCGGAGGAGTCCGGGACCATGTCCGGACAGATCATAGCGGACTACTGGAAGAGCAATCCGGAGGCCGATAGGAACGGGGACGGGGTGCTCCAGTACGTCATGCTCAAGGGAGAGCCCGGACACCAGGACGCCGAGCTTCGCACCGAATACTCGATGAAGGCGGTGGCCGACGCCGGCATCAAGGTCGAGAGGCTGGCGGAGGACACGGGGCTTTGGGACAGGGTCAGAGGGCAGGAGAAGATGGCCGCGTTCCTCGCCGCGCACGGCGACAAGATCGAGGCGGTCTTCGCGAACAACGACGATATGGCTCTCGGCGCCATAGAGGCGCTTAAGGCCGCAGGATACTTCAAGGACGGCAAGTACATGCCGGTGGTCGGCGTGGACGCCACCGCGCCTGCTATACAGGCCCTGGAGGATGGCACCCTTCTGGGAACGGTCTTGAACGACGCGGTCAACCAGGGGATAGCCACCTTCAATCTCTCCTACGTACTGGCGCAGGGAGAGACGCCGACGCAGGAGAACAGCGGCTACGAGATCACAGACGGCCAGTACGTCTGGGTTCCCTACAAGAAGGTGACGCTCGAGAACGTGGCGGAGTTCAAGTAGGAGACTTGCGAACTTGAGGGAAGGGGGGCTTTCGCCTCCCTTTCTTTGTATCGGAGGGCCATCCGTGGGCAGATGCACTTCTGTGCAGTGCTCTCGGCCGAAGGATCGACCGCAATTTGAAGAAGGTAGGTGCATTGAGTGGAGCAGAAGAAAGATTTCGTCCTCGAGATGCAAAAAGTCTCCAAGGCCTTCCCAGGCGTGCAGGCCCTGAAAGACGTGACATTGCAGGTGCGCCCGGGGACAGTTCACGCGCTGATGGGGGAGAACGGCGCTGGGAAATCGACCCTGATGAAGTGCCTCTTCGGCCTCTACACCGCGGACGAGGGCAGGGTCTTTCTCGATGGCGCGCCGGTGTCGATCAACAGCACTCGCGAGGCGCTGGACCTCGGCATCTCCATGATCCACCAGGAGCTTCACCCCATCCCGGCCCGCTCCGTGATGGAGAACATCTGGCTGGGACGCGCCCCGCTGAGAAAGGTCGGAGGCGTCAACTTCGTCGACAGGAGGGCCATGGAGAGGATGACCAGGGAGCTGATGGACGAGCTGGGGCTCGACATCAACCCGAGAAGCCAGGTTCGAAGCCTCTCCGTGTCCAGGATCCAGTCGATGGAGATCGCCAAGGCGGTGTCTTACAACTCCCGGATCATAGTAATGGACGAGCCCACCTCGTCCCTCACGGGGCACGAGGTGAGCCGCCTTTTCGAGATCATCCGCGGGCTCAGGGCGCGCGGGATCTCCGTGATATACATCTCGCACAAGATAGAGGAGATACTGGAGATAGCCGACGAGGTCACCATCATGAGGGACGGCCGCAAGGTCGGCACATGGCCCGCGTCCGAGCTCACCACCGACATGATCATCTCCAGGATGGTCGGGCGGGAGATCACCAATCGCTTCCCCCCGAGGAAGAACAGGCCGACGGACGAGCCAGTGCTGGAGGCCCGCGGGCTCACGTCTCCCTTTCCGAAGTCTTTCAGGGACGTCTCCTTTTCCCTGCGCCGGGGGGAGATACTGGGAGTCGGCGGCCTCGTGGGGGCTCAGAGGACGGAGGTCATGGAGGCCCTGTTCGGGCTTCGCTCTCTGGCGTCCGGCAGCGTCCTGCTCGACGGCAGGGAGGCGGACCTGTCGTCCCCGATCAAGGCCAAGAGGAGAGGCATGGCGCTTCTGACGGAGGAGCGGCGAGTCACCGGCATCTTCCCGGTATTGTCGGTGCAGTTCAACCTGCTGGTCGCGCATCTGGCGAGATACGCGGGGCGAATGAAGCTGCTGGAACACGGGTGCATGTGCAGGGACGCACGTGAAAGCATAGAGAAACTGTCGGTGAAGACCCCTTCTCCAAGGAGCCTGATACGAGACCTCTCAGGCGGCAACCAGCAGAAGGTGTTGTTCGCCAGGTGGCTTCTTATCGACCCGGACATCCTGATCCTCGACGAGCCCACTCGCGGCATAGACGTAGGCGCCAAGTACGAGATCTACTCCATAATGGCGGACCTGGCCGAGCAGGGGAAAAGCATCATAATGATATCGTCGGAGATGCCCGAGCTGCTGGGGATGACCGACAGGATAATGGTCATGAGCGAGGGGCGCCTCGCCGGAGTCGTGAACACCGAGGAGGCGTCCGAGGAGTCTATAATGAGGCTGGCCACCAAGTACGTGGCGTAGAAGAAACCTTTAGGGAGGAAGGACAATTCGATGGAGCAAAATAAGTCGATAATCGGATCTTCTCTGTATTTCATATCTCAGAACGCGATCTTCGTCGTCCTGGTGCTGCTCGTCCTCGTGATAGCCATGGTGGACCCGCGATTCCTGTCCTTCGCCATCCTCAGGGACGTGCTGATGCAGAGCTCCACCAGGGCGATAATGGCCCTCGGCGTCGCCTTTATCCTTATCACGGGAGGGGTCGACCTCTCGTCAGGCAGGATGGTTGGGTTCGCCGCGGTGATATCGGGCTCCATGATGCAGATCCCGGAGTACGCGCGAAGGTTCTATCCCGATCTTCCGCACCTTCCGGTCTTTCTGCCGATAGTGCTTGCTGTGGTGGCCTGCATGCTCTTCGGGCTGATGAACGGACTGATCGTGGCCAAGCTCCAGGTGCCGCCCTTCATCACCACGTTGGGGACAATGGTGGTGGTCTACGGAATAAACTCGATCTACTTCGACATGGCCCCGAACAACTCTCAGCCGATCGGAGGTCTGCGGCCGGATTTCACCTTCCTGGGGTCGGGGCGGGTGATGAACGTCCCGATCATCATCGTCATAGCCTTGGCGGTGGCTGTCATCGTATGGGTTCTGTTCAACAAGACCCAGCTCGGCATGAACATGTACGCCATCGGCGGAAACAGGGACGCGGCCATAGTATCCGGAGTCAACGTGGTGCTTACCATCGTGGTGCTGTACGCCATCGCCGGGGCGCTCTACGGAGTGGCCGGCGTGCTCGAGGCCGCTCGCACGGGGGGCGCGACCAACAACTACGGGAACATGTACGAGCTTGACGCCATCGCGGCGTGCGTCGTCGGAGGAGTGTCCAGCGCCGGGGGAGTGGGGACAGTGCCAGGCGTGCTGGCCGGGGTGCTGATCTTCGGCGTCATCAACTACGGCCTCACATTCATCGGGGTCAACCCCTACTGGCAGCTCATAGTCAAGGGGCTGATCATAGTCGCGGCCGTCTCCTTCGACATCAGGAAGTACATAGCCAAGAAGTGATGCAGGACGATGAACCGTGACAGAGCACTTGCCCTCTTCGAGGAAGTATACGGCGACCATTCCGGTTGCTCGGTCTTCTTCGCACCCGGCAGGGTCAACCTGATCGGAGAACACACGGACTACAACGG
Coding sequences within:
- a CDS encoding TRAP transporter large permease subunit codes for the protein MMLGGVFVLVMTGFPIAFVIGSVAFLSGLAVFGPTVTFHILYSRFYDLSLNYPYLAVPLFTFMGVILQHSGVTKDLYQSLYEAMGRLKGGLAVVTIIFGTILAACLGVIAASVTILTLIALAPMINRGYDKSLASGSIIAAGTLGILIPPSIMLVVYAPQAGLSVGQMFMGAVFPGLLLSALYITYVVIRCRINPSLGPAIPEEQMEPFDSAKLVRLLKSLVPPVLLIVAVLGTIFAGIAPPTEAAAVGCTAAILLAIAYRKFSWGLMRQAMLETMRVSAFVVTIAAMCYAFVGIFMNAGAGDVVADFILSVPGGKWMSFFVIMAIVFLLGMFIEWIGIVFIVVPVFSPILESLGFNPLWAGMMICINMQMAFQTPPMAMSIFVLKGTAPKELGVTIGDIIWGVIPFILIIMLVLVLCSFFPGIITWLPEMMIGKA
- a CDS encoding UDP-glucose--hexose-1-phosphate uridylyltransferase — translated: MAQETKRGLKDVNVHSAVRAIDGLVDYGRRTGLLGELDDIVARNSLLGAFGIDEPEPDGHSAGADEMECLETLSAYASEKGLKHLDLPPEKFVSRVMGHLTPRNSEVAARFRSLLKDEGPKAAVDWFYALSADTKYIRMDLVSLDKKWTAETRWGEMQITINRSKPEKDPRDIRAEGERRGEEHYPKCLLCAENAGYQGRPGHPERSNHRIVPLRLTGERWYLQFSPYVYYNQHCIVFSKEHRPMRVDGAALVRICEFLTAFPQMFIGSNADLPIVGGSILSHDHFQGGSWRFPMDDAPSAASWREGAVSVDHLRWPMTALRLSCSETSQLVALAEKLLMSWHGYDDPYLEVVSRDPASDEPHNTMTVIGRRRGENYELDLVLRNNRCDGLRPDGIFHAHTERHHIKKENIGLIETMGLAILPPRLESSLAEVEAVLSGAKELADLPDNFPHREWTGELLSRFGRLSPEEAAEAVRRETGAVFAEVLEDCGVFKPTSEGAEGLRRFLDSWASDWGLSLERV
- the galE gene encoding UDP-glucose 4-epimerase GalE, which translates into the protein MKTSLVCGGAGYIGSHMVRGLLDQGERVIVYDNLSTGRRDFVPPEAVFVEGDVRDGELLDRVLKQHDVNAVFLFASLIKVGESVSLPLVYYENNLVGALRVLESMIRCGTPHFVFSSSAAVYGEPEAVPITEDMPLRPTNPYGETKLAIEQMLRWASEAHGFTYGALRYFNACGAIEDATLGEVQEPETHLIPLVLDAAIGVNESISVFGDDYDTPDGTCIRDYVHVMDLAQAHLLVLDALRRGEGSRIYNLGNGRGFSVKEVVDSCRSVTGLPIKAVKAPRREGDPARLVASADRAIEELGWTPRYQSLESIVETSWRWHKKRRGG
- the mglB gene encoding galactose/glucose ABC transporter substrate-binding protein MglB, whose product is MKKTVGLAVLMVFCGLLVLAVAAFAADVEIGCAIYKFDDTFMTGVRNAIAEAAKDKAKVDIVDSQNSQSTQNDRVDMFITKRMNAMAINPVDRTAAGVIIDKAKAEDIPVVFFNREPLPEDMQKWDKVYYVGARAEESGTMSGQIIADYWKSNPEADRNGDGVLQYVMLKGEPGHQDAELRTEYSMKAVADAGIKVERLAEDTGLWDRVRGQEKMAAFLAAHGDKIEAVFANNDDMALGAIEALKAAGYFKDGKYMPVVGVDATAPAIQALEDGTLLGTVLNDAVNQGIATFNLSYVLAQGETPTQENSGYEITDGQYVWVPYKKVTLENVAEFK
- a CDS encoding sugar ABC transporter ATP-binding protein, whose product is MQKVSKAFPGVQALKDVTLQVRPGTVHALMGENGAGKSTLMKCLFGLYTADEGRVFLDGAPVSINSTREALDLGISMIHQELHPIPARSVMENIWLGRAPLRKVGGVNFVDRRAMERMTRELMDELGLDINPRSQVRSLSVSRIQSMEIAKAVSYNSRIIVMDEPTSSLTGHEVSRLFEIIRGLRARGISVIYISHKIEEILEIADEVTIMRDGRKVGTWPASELTTDMIISRMVGREITNRFPPRKNRPTDEPVLEARGLTSPFPKSFRDVSFSLRRGEILGVGGLVGAQRTEVMEALFGLRSLASGSVLLDGREADLSSPIKAKRRGMALLTEERRVTGIFPVLSVQFNLLVAHLARYAGRMKLLEHGCMCRDARESIEKLSVKTPSPRSLIRDLSGGNQQKVLFARWLLIDPDILILDEPTRGIDVGAKYEIYSIMADLAEQGKSIIMISSEMPELLGMTDRIMVMSEGRLAGVVNTEEASEESIMRLATKYVA
- the mglC gene encoding galactose/methyl galactoside ABC transporter permease MglC; the protein is MEQNKSIIGSSLYFISQNAIFVVLVLLVLVIAMVDPRFLSFAILRDVLMQSSTRAIMALGVAFILITGGVDLSSGRMVGFAAVISGSMMQIPEYARRFYPDLPHLPVFLPIVLAVVACMLFGLMNGLIVAKLQVPPFITTLGTMVVVYGINSIYFDMAPNNSQPIGGLRPDFTFLGSGRVMNVPIIIVIALAVAVIVWVLFNKTQLGMNMYAIGGNRDAAIVSGVNVVLTIVVLYAIAGALYGVAGVLEAARTGGATNNYGNMYELDAIAACVVGGVSSAGGVGTVPGVLAGVLIFGVINYGLTFIGVNPYWQLIVKGLIIVAAVSFDIRKYIAKK